The Saxibacter everestensis genome has a window encoding:
- a CDS encoding bifunctional 4-hydroxy-2-oxoglutarate aldolase/2-dehydro-3-deoxy-phosphogluconate aldolase, producing MASNSEFDALFDTAPLMAILRGMGVQRSLAVATAAWDLGIDVVELPIQTAEDIEALRVVSDAARSRGKLVGAGTVVTAEHVAQAAAAGAEFTVSPGFDVDVVRASSKAGLPPLPGVATATEVQLAMTEGLTWLKAFPASLLGTGWFGAMRGPFPAAKFVATGGMDAANASAFLDAGVRVVAVGSALEDESQLPRLAELLKR from the coding sequence ATGGCCAGCAACTCCGAATTCGATGCACTCTTCGACACAGCGCCACTCATGGCGATCCTGCGCGGAATGGGCGTGCAGCGCAGCCTCGCCGTCGCAACTGCGGCCTGGGACCTCGGCATCGACGTCGTCGAGCTCCCGATCCAGACGGCCGAGGACATCGAGGCGCTCCGCGTGGTGTCTGACGCCGCTCGGAGCCGCGGCAAGCTCGTCGGCGCGGGCACTGTCGTGACGGCCGAACACGTGGCGCAAGCAGCGGCAGCCGGAGCCGAGTTCACGGTGAGCCCGGGCTTCGACGTCGACGTCGTGCGCGCGTCGAGCAAAGCAGGATTGCCGCCGCTTCCAGGCGTGGCAACGGCGACCGAGGTACAGCTCGCCATGACGGAAGGCCTGACGTGGCTCAAGGCGTTCCCGGCTTCACTTCTCGGCACCGGCTGGTTCGGCGCGATGCGCGGACCGTTCCCGGCGGCCAAGTTCGTAGCGACGGGCGGAATGGACGCGGCTAACGCCAGCGCCTTTCTCGACGCAGGTGTCCGTGTGGTCGCCGTAGGCTCGGCACTTGAGGACGAGTCGCAGTTACCGCGCCTCGCCGAGCTGCTGAAGCGATGA
- a CDS encoding purine-cytosine permease family protein: MAEKTSPVHAVEEKLAVDDYALQRVPQSARYGWFQVAVQRFGQISALSQFLLGATLGFGMNFWSAFWAITVGAVILEAVTILVGVIGMREGLNTSVIARWTGFGAGGSALLGLAIGISLIGWFGVQSGVSAAGLATLLPIFPVWLWSLIFGLVVTAIVLRGFHSMQWVANITVPLFLILVGWAFISELQNHSLAELVSSAPAGPQLTFVAGTTLVAGGFIVGAVITPDMTRFNRSVGDVVKQTVLGVTLGEYVIGLSGVLLAHAVKSADIINIVTSSVGWVGVLIILLGTFKINDWNLYSSGLGVVNFIDRVFGRKVNRAIVTLVIGIVGSLLAAGGILQNFVGFLSILGVAFPPVAGIMIAEYFVVKKWRPQLVAAREATPPHSPTWVPATIVIWLASALIGHFVSVGIPSINSVLAAFLLYVIAGKLGLVRGIGQSATEHDAARTHG; encoded by the coding sequence ATGGCCGAGAAAACCAGTCCGGTGCATGCTGTGGAAGAAAAGCTTGCCGTAGACGACTATGCATTGCAAAGAGTCCCACAGTCTGCGCGCTATGGCTGGTTCCAGGTCGCGGTGCAACGATTCGGTCAGATCTCCGCGCTTTCCCAATTCCTGCTTGGCGCGACGCTGGGCTTCGGGATGAATTTCTGGTCTGCATTTTGGGCGATCACCGTCGGTGCTGTGATCCTGGAAGCGGTGACCATCCTGGTCGGCGTGATCGGCATGCGCGAGGGCCTCAACACCTCGGTCATCGCCCGCTGGACCGGCTTCGGCGCAGGCGGGTCCGCACTTCTCGGCCTAGCTATCGGCATCAGCCTGATCGGCTGGTTCGGCGTGCAGTCAGGGGTATCCGCCGCCGGACTTGCCACGCTATTGCCGATCTTCCCGGTCTGGCTGTGGTCGCTGATCTTCGGACTCGTTGTGACCGCCATCGTGCTTCGCGGATTCCATTCCATGCAGTGGGTCGCAAATATCACCGTGCCGTTGTTCCTAATCCTGGTCGGCTGGGCATTCATCTCGGAACTGCAGAATCACTCGCTTGCCGAACTGGTCTCCTCGGCGCCCGCGGGCCCACAGCTGACGTTCGTCGCCGGCACCACGCTCGTGGCCGGTGGATTCATCGTGGGCGCCGTGATCACGCCCGATATGACCCGGTTCAACCGATCGGTCGGCGACGTCGTGAAGCAGACGGTGCTCGGCGTTACCCTCGGCGAGTACGTTATCGGCCTGTCCGGCGTCCTGCTCGCCCACGCGGTGAAATCGGCGGACATCATCAATATCGTCACCTCCTCAGTCGGCTGGGTCGGCGTGCTGATCATCCTGCTGGGCACGTTCAAGATCAACGACTGGAACCTCTACAGCTCCGGTCTCGGCGTGGTGAACTTCATCGACCGGGTGTTCGGGCGCAAGGTGAATCGTGCAATTGTCACTCTGGTGATCGGCATCGTCGGTTCGCTGCTGGCGGCCGGCGGGATCCTGCAGAATTTCGTTGGCTTCCTCAGCATCCTTGGCGTTGCCTTCCCTCCCGTGGCGGGCATCATGATTGCCGAATACTTCGTGGTGAAGAAGTGGCGCCCGCAGCTCGTGGCCGCCCGGGAAGCAACCCCGCCGCACTCGCCGACCTGGGTTCCGGCCACCATCGTGATCTGGCTCGCGTCCGCGTTGATCGGGCACTTCGTTTCAGTTGGCATCCCATCGATCAACTCCGTGCTCGCGGCGTTCCTGCTCTATGTGATCGCCGGGAAGCTCGGCCTCGTTCGCGGTATCGGACAGTCCGCCACCGAGCACGATGCGGCCAGAACCCATGGCTGA
- a CDS encoding PucR family transcriptional regulator, translating to MSVSLHSLLAHPALADMKLAAGEPDQQISAVWGVAGSLEQVTATLTHSPSRDLTGVLLVLLSPVRRLDWRFDTLLRRSAGHGITAVLFAEPDTTSVSLDPGAALLAARLKIAVLTSVDPWQASVSVHELLGSADAAVSRTTLQVARIGLQAGEELEEALHLLESELGRALVLIDGSGEILRSAEQFDEADALALRELGRLRSPCSLPLGGGRSLVAAPVGTGFGPRSWIGAVVQTELQTELAATLAALEVASVVVGHRLVLRRLVDERDARHRTALLDELRDAELDVQPGLLQRAVEAGWRLHDWHVGVRLIAQDAVDVVSQRVEVQSAFAAEGLDVEVVEQVDGWVLWTSSIDEPDPVQLADISSRFRRGQGHLRKSIATFTGVGRAHAGAVGLMRSLAEAGDAARLAGTRPQSGYFLHVDRLGLAQLLLAWTRTDTFQPAAAQLLEPLRDAGGDLQVTLGTYLDTESSLAETAAILGIHRNTVADRIARSERLLNVDLGDPETRLALHLACRSVKPG from the coding sequence GTGAGCGTTTCACTGCACAGCCTGTTGGCGCATCCTGCGCTGGCGGATATGAAACTGGCGGCGGGCGAGCCCGATCAGCAGATCAGCGCCGTCTGGGGAGTTGCGGGCAGCCTTGAGCAAGTGACCGCGACCCTGACTCATTCCCCCAGCCGCGACCTCACCGGCGTGCTGCTGGTTTTGCTGTCACCGGTCCGCCGGCTCGACTGGCGTTTCGACACGCTGCTCCGCCGAAGCGCCGGGCACGGCATCACCGCGGTGTTGTTTGCCGAACCGGATACGACCAGCGTGTCGTTGGATCCTGGTGCGGCTTTGCTGGCCGCCCGGCTCAAGATCGCAGTCCTCACCTCCGTCGACCCGTGGCAAGCCAGCGTTTCCGTGCACGAACTGCTCGGTTCCGCCGACGCTGCCGTTTCCCGGACAACACTTCAGGTCGCGCGGATCGGGCTGCAGGCCGGAGAAGAACTGGAGGAGGCCCTGCATCTGCTCGAATCCGAGTTGGGGCGAGCACTGGTTTTGATTGACGGCTCCGGCGAGATCCTGAGATCGGCCGAGCAGTTCGACGAAGCCGACGCGCTGGCGCTGCGGGAGCTCGGCCGGCTGCGCTCCCCCTGCTCGCTGCCGCTAGGCGGCGGGCGAAGCCTGGTCGCGGCACCGGTTGGCACCGGATTCGGTCCGCGTTCCTGGATCGGCGCCGTCGTACAGACGGAACTTCAGACCGAGCTGGCCGCTACCCTGGCCGCGCTGGAGGTCGCCTCGGTCGTCGTCGGGCATCGGCTTGTGCTGCGGCGGTTGGTCGATGAGCGGGATGCGCGGCATCGAACCGCCCTGCTGGATGAACTGCGCGATGCCGAGCTGGACGTGCAGCCGGGCTTGTTGCAGCGCGCGGTGGAGGCCGGATGGCGCTTGCACGATTGGCACGTCGGAGTCCGGCTGATCGCCCAGGATGCAGTCGACGTGGTCTCGCAACGTGTCGAAGTGCAATCTGCGTTTGCCGCCGAAGGACTCGATGTGGAAGTCGTGGAGCAGGTCGATGGCTGGGTGCTGTGGACGTCGAGCATCGACGAGCCCGATCCGGTTCAATTGGCCGACATATCCTCGCGGTTCCGCCGCGGCCAGGGCCATCTGCGCAAGTCGATCGCAACGTTTACCGGGGTCGGTCGTGCCCATGCCGGGGCCGTGGGCCTGATGCGTTCCCTGGCGGAGGCCGGTGACGCGGCCAGGCTGGCGGGCACAAGGCCGCAAAGCGGATACTTCCTGCACGTCGACCGGCTCGGACTGGCGCAACTCCTGCTCGCCTGGACCCGCACCGATACGTTTCAACCGGCGGCGGCCCAGCTACTCGAGCCGTTGCGCGATGCCGGCGGCGACCTGCAGGTCACTCTCGGCACCTACCTCGACACCGAATCGTCCCTGGCCGAAACCGCCGCGATCCTCGGCATCCACCGCAACACGGTCGCCGACCGGATCGCCCGGTCTGAACGCCTGCTCAACGTAGACCTCGGCGATCCGGAGACCAGGCTCGCCCTGCACCTGGCCTGCCGGAGTGTGAAGCCGGGGTAA
- a CDS encoding hydantoinase/oxoprolinase family protein, with product MRIGIDVGGTNTDAVLMEGNTVAAGIKRSTTSDVTSGIVAALEGLQEQRAFHPDEIDAVMIGTTHFINALIEQNGLAPTAAVRLGLPATASLPPLVDWPQGLVRAIGGRAYLAHGGHEFDGRTISDLDRDELRRHADDIRSHGIKSIAISSVFSPINSEFEIEAAELFREELGDDVALSLSHEIGRVGLLERENATIINAALRDLADHIVDGLAKSVSGGGIVAPLFLSQNDGTLMDIDFARRYPVATFASGPTNSMRGAAVLSGLDTCAVVDVGGTTSDIGVLNQGFPREASGEVSVAGVRTNFRMPDVLSIGIGGGSRVVDAGERVGPDSVGYRLISEALVFGGSTLTATDVAVALGRADIGDKSLVSGVDTATANRAMDLVAEKFADVVERMRTSSDPLPVVAVGGGSILVPDELPGLGTVHRPEHFSVANAIGAAIAQVSGEVDRVYAISEGKRSQVVDEARQEAMDRAVAAGAEPSSVAIVDFDEVPIPYLPGNATRIRAKAVGDLALGGLR from the coding sequence ATGCGGATCGGAATCGACGTAGGCGGCACCAACACGGACGCCGTGCTGATGGAGGGAAACACCGTCGCGGCCGGGATCAAGCGATCCACCACGAGCGACGTCACCTCCGGAATCGTCGCGGCCCTGGAAGGCCTGCAAGAACAACGCGCCTTCCACCCGGATGAGATCGACGCCGTGATGATCGGCACGACGCACTTCATCAACGCGCTGATCGAACAGAACGGGCTCGCCCCCACGGCGGCGGTCCGGCTGGGTCTTCCCGCGACCGCCTCGCTGCCGCCGCTGGTGGACTGGCCGCAGGGTCTGGTGCGCGCGATCGGTGGGCGCGCCTACCTCGCCCATGGCGGACACGAGTTCGACGGCCGGACGATCTCGGACCTCGACCGGGACGAGTTGCGACGGCACGCCGACGACATCCGCTCGCACGGCATCAAGTCGATAGCGATCTCCTCGGTGTTTTCGCCGATCAATTCGGAGTTCGAAATCGAGGCCGCCGAGCTCTTCCGGGAGGAACTGGGGGACGACGTCGCGCTGTCGCTCTCGCACGAAATTGGCCGGGTCGGGCTGCTGGAGCGAGAGAACGCGACCATCATCAATGCCGCGCTGCGCGACCTCGCCGACCACATAGTCGACGGTCTGGCGAAGTCAGTCAGCGGCGGCGGCATCGTGGCCCCGCTGTTCCTGAGCCAGAATGACGGAACCCTGATGGATATCGACTTTGCCCGCCGGTACCCGGTTGCGACGTTCGCATCGGGTCCCACCAACTCGATGCGCGGCGCCGCGGTGCTTTCCGGCCTGGACACCTGCGCGGTGGTAGACGTCGGTGGCACCACGAGTGACATCGGGGTGCTCAACCAGGGATTCCCTCGCGAGGCGAGCGGCGAAGTCTCGGTGGCCGGGGTGCGCACCAACTTCCGGATGCCGGATGTGCTGTCGATCGGCATCGGCGGCGGCTCCCGGGTCGTTGACGCAGGCGAACGCGTCGGCCCGGATTCCGTCGGGTACAGGCTGATTTCCGAAGCGTTGGTGTTCGGCGGCTCGACGCTGACCGCCACCGATGTCGCCGTCGCGCTCGGCCGGGCCGACATCGGAGACAAGAGCCTGGTGTCCGGGGTGGACACGGCCACTGCGAATCGCGCCATGGACCTGGTGGCCGAGAAATTTGCCGACGTCGTGGAGCGGATGCGTACGTCGTCGGACCCACTGCCGGTCGTGGCCGTCGGCGGAGGCTCCATTCTGGTACCCGACGAGCTGCCCGGGCTGGGCACTGTGCACCGGCCGGAACATTTCTCGGTGGCCAACGCGATCGGCGCCGCCATCGCACAGGTCAGCGGCGAAGTTGACCGGGTGTACGCGATCTCGGAGGGCAAGCGCAGTCAGGTCGTCGACGAAGCTCGCCAGGAGGCGATGGACCGCGCCGTCGCCGCCGGAGCCGAGCCCTCCAGCGTGGCGATTGTGGACTTTGACGAGGTGCCGATTCCGTACCTGCCGGGCAATGCGACCCGGATCCGGGCCAAGGCCGTCGGCGATCTGGCCCTGGGAGGACTGCGATGA
- a CDS encoding alanine racemase produces MTRSLFLDDLAEEVLSARDKGLPARAVGMTVAEFLGSDPRLGEFWTPLVVLDADAMRNNLDVMAKWTRQRGLELMPHGKTTMAPALWQKQLDAGCLGITLATMGQVRTARSFGLDSIMLANSAVDERSLRYLAGELADPTLRFVCWADSVATIEAMELALRDVDLPRPIDVCVELGAANGRTGARSVEAAVEVARRATASDVVRLAGVAGYEGSLGHDRSQSSLDAVRAYLQSQIELHRALGELYDDGEIYVTAGGSAYFDIVADVYADSIAADSRTRWTLRSGAYITHDDGFYRGISPLDGAGTNVEKPLRSAMRGVARVVSHPEPRLALLDGGKRDFPFDEGLPVPRATAAGLGREWATLDGTTITKMNDQHSYLSVSGQDVALGEVVALGLSHPCTTFDKWHYLPVVESSESDRVVDLVRTFF; encoded by the coding sequence ATGACGAGGTCACTATTTCTTGACGATTTGGCTGAGGAGGTCCTCTCGGCACGCGACAAGGGTCTTCCGGCCCGCGCGGTCGGGATGACCGTGGCTGAGTTCCTTGGAAGTGACCCGCGGCTCGGCGAGTTTTGGACGCCGCTCGTGGTGCTCGACGCCGACGCCATGCGGAACAACCTTGACGTCATGGCGAAGTGGACCCGCCAACGTGGACTCGAGCTTATGCCGCACGGTAAGACCACGATGGCGCCGGCGCTGTGGCAGAAGCAGCTTGACGCCGGCTGCCTTGGCATCACGTTGGCGACGATGGGCCAGGTGCGCACCGCGCGATCGTTCGGGCTGGACTCGATCATGCTTGCGAACTCGGCCGTGGACGAGCGCTCCCTGCGCTACCTCGCCGGTGAGCTGGCCGATCCTACACTCCGCTTCGTCTGCTGGGCCGACTCGGTCGCGACGATCGAGGCCATGGAACTCGCGCTTCGCGACGTCGACCTTCCGCGCCCCATCGACGTGTGTGTTGAGCTCGGAGCCGCGAACGGTCGCACCGGCGCGCGCTCCGTCGAAGCTGCGGTCGAGGTCGCGCGGCGTGCGACAGCGTCCGATGTGGTTCGACTCGCCGGCGTCGCTGGTTACGAGGGAAGCCTCGGCCACGATCGATCGCAAAGCTCACTCGACGCGGTGCGGGCGTATCTGCAGAGCCAGATCGAGCTGCACCGGGCGCTCGGAGAACTCTACGACGACGGTGAAATCTATGTCACCGCCGGCGGCAGCGCCTATTTCGATATCGTGGCCGACGTCTACGCTGACTCGATTGCGGCCGACTCCCGAACTCGCTGGACGCTGCGCTCGGGTGCCTACATCACGCACGATGATGGTTTCTACCGCGGCATCTCTCCGCTTGACGGTGCCGGAACGAACGTCGAGAAGCCGCTGCGTTCCGCGATGCGCGGCGTGGCCCGCGTCGTGTCCCACCCCGAGCCGCGCCTTGCGCTGCTCGATGGCGGCAAGCGCGACTTTCCGTTCGACGAGGGGCTGCCGGTTCCGCGAGCGACCGCGGCGGGACTCGGGCGAGAGTGGGCGACACTCGACGGCACGACCATAACGAAAATGAACGACCAGCACAGCTACCTGAGCGTGAGCGGGCAGGACGTCGCGCTCGGCGAGGTGGTCGCGCTCGGCCTCTCGCACCCGTGCACCACTTTCGACAAATGGCATTATCTGCCCGTCGTCGAATCGAGTGAGTCCGACCGAGTGGTTGATCTCGTTCGCACCTTCTTCTAG
- a CDS encoding DUF917 domain-containing protein, with protein MNADKTAMNAERTAAMTAERTMSTDKTRRSQIDADCGNLARGAAILGTGGGGDPYIGRLLAEAAIRKHGPVPLVAVDDLDPDAVVIPVAMMGAPTVMVEKLASQGQFAQAVNSLARYLGVTPTHIACIEAGGVNSTIPIVAAAELGLPLIDGDGMGRAFPEIQMVLPSIYGVRATPMSICDEKGNSGIFDTVDNAWAERLARPATVEMGCSTIISTYAMSGAQVRESYVPGTLSLCDQLGAEVMSARAAHRDPVAAVAELLHGRLLAGGKVTDVERRTTSGFARGRATIEGVGPDAGRSVVLQFQNEHLLVELDGTAETSTPDLIMVLDAETAEPVTTESLRYGMRVRVVTAPSDPRWHSDEALALVGPRYFGYELDPVRFDGTRGVAA; from the coding sequence ATGAACGCCGATAAGACTGCGATGAACGCCGAACGGACGGCTGCGATGACCGCCGAACGTACGATGAGTACCGACAAAACCCGGAGATCGCAGATCGACGCCGACTGCGGCAACCTTGCCCGCGGCGCCGCCATCCTTGGCACCGGAGGCGGTGGCGACCCATACATCGGCCGGCTGCTGGCCGAAGCCGCTATCCGTAAGCATGGCCCCGTCCCTCTGGTGGCCGTCGATGACCTGGACCCCGACGCCGTGGTGATTCCGGTCGCCATGATGGGCGCGCCGACCGTGATGGTTGAGAAGCTGGCCTCGCAGGGCCAATTCGCCCAGGCGGTGAATTCGCTGGCTCGCTACCTGGGTGTCACCCCGACGCATATTGCCTGCATCGAGGCAGGCGGAGTGAACTCGACCATCCCGATCGTGGCTGCCGCGGAACTCGGGCTGCCGCTGATAGATGGTGACGGGATGGGTCGCGCGTTCCCGGAAATCCAGATGGTGTTGCCGTCCATTTACGGTGTGCGGGCCACCCCGATGTCGATCTGCGACGAAAAGGGCAACAGCGGAATCTTCGATACGGTGGACAACGCCTGGGCCGAACGACTTGCCCGCCCGGCCACCGTGGAAATGGGCTGCTCGACCATCATCAGCACGTACGCGATGTCCGGGGCGCAGGTCCGCGAATCGTACGTGCCAGGAACGCTGTCGTTATGCGATCAGCTGGGGGCCGAGGTGATGTCGGCCCGCGCCGCACATCGTGACCCGGTGGCCGCCGTGGCCGAACTGCTGCATGGCCGCTTGCTTGCCGGCGGCAAGGTGACCGACGTCGAACGCCGTACCACTTCAGGGTTCGCCCGCGGTCGGGCGACCATAGAGGGTGTCGGTCCCGATGCCGGCCGGTCGGTCGTCCTGCAGTTCCAGAACGAGCATTTGCTGGTGGAACTGGATGGAACCGCCGAGACGAGCACTCCCGACCTGATCATGGTTCTGGACGCCGAAACGGCTGAGCCGGTCACGACTGAGTCGCTGCGTTACGGCATGCGGGTACGGGTGGTGACCGCGCCGAGCGATCCGCGCTGGCACAGCGACGAGGCGCTCGCCCTGGTCGGCCCGCGGTACTTCGGTTACGAGCTGGACCCGGTCCGGTTCGATGGAACCCGGGGGGTGGCGGCATGA
- a CDS encoding DUF917 domain-containing protein, with the protein MTWTLDLGDLDDLARGAALLGTGGGGDPYIGKLLVAEAIRANGPITILDPEELEDDTFVIPTAQMGAPTVVLERIPSGAEPELALAALERHLGRKAGATMPIECGGINSMIPLVVGARTGLPVVDADGMGRAFPELHMETFSVYGVSGSPMAIADERGHSVVIDTAEDNRQMEWLARGITIRLGGVAHIAEYPMTGRQVKDTAVPRTITLALQVGRAIRRARETHVVPTDELARTLSSTLYSNLRVLFEGKVVDVERRTTEGFAKGQATVQSAPGQPELKITFQNENLVAVLGGKTLAVVPDLICVLDAENAEPITTERLRYGQRVRVIGISTPDMMRTPEALATFGPGCFGLDDEFVPVERLSERESASI; encoded by the coding sequence ATGACCTGGACACTTGACCTCGGTGACCTTGACGACCTGGCCCGCGGGGCAGCATTGCTGGGCACCGGCGGCGGGGGAGACCCGTACATCGGCAAGCTGCTGGTGGCCGAGGCGATCCGGGCGAACGGGCCGATCACCATCCTGGATCCGGAGGAACTGGAAGACGACACCTTCGTCATCCCGACCGCACAGATGGGCGCGCCCACGGTGGTGCTTGAACGCATCCCGTCCGGCGCCGAGCCGGAACTCGCGCTCGCGGCGCTGGAGCGTCACCTTGGCCGCAAGGCCGGAGCCACCATGCCGATCGAATGTGGCGGCATCAATTCGATGATCCCGCTGGTGGTTGGCGCGCGCACCGGTCTGCCGGTCGTCGACGCCGACGGGATGGGACGCGCCTTCCCGGAACTGCACATGGAGACATTCTCGGTGTACGGGGTCTCCGGTTCTCCGATGGCGATCGCGGACGAGCGGGGGCACAGCGTCGTGATCGACACGGCGGAAGACAACCGGCAGATGGAGTGGCTTGCCCGGGGGATCACCATCCGGCTCGGCGGCGTCGCGCACATCGCCGAATACCCGATGACCGGCCGCCAGGTGAAGGACACTGCAGTGCCTCGAACCATAACCCTGGCCCTGCAGGTCGGCCGGGCGATTCGCCGCGCCCGCGAAACGCATGTCGTGCCGACGGACGAACTGGCCAGGACGTTGTCGTCAACGCTGTACTCGAACTTGCGGGTGCTGTTCGAGGGCAAGGTCGTCGATGTGGAACGGCGCACCACCGAGGGATTCGCCAAGGGCCAGGCGACCGTGCAGAGCGCGCCCGGCCAGCCCGAGCTCAAGATCACCTTCCAGAACGAGAACCTGGTCGCCGTGCTGGGCGGGAAGACTCTCGCCGTGGTTCCGGATCTGATCTGCGTGCTGGACGCCGAGAATGCCGAGCCGATTACGACAGAGCGACTCCGCTACGGGCAGCGCGTCCGGGTGATCGGCATCTCGACACCCGACATGATGCGCACTCCCGAAGCACTGGCAACATTTGGTCCGGGGTGCTTCGGTCTCGACGATGAATTTGTGCCGGTGGAGCGGCTGTCGGAGCGGGAATCTGCCAGCATATAG
- a CDS encoding DUF917 domain-containing protein encodes MVAQRRSELDDISELDGINQLSQPDLDALALGVTLLGCGGGGRVEQIVAQLRHVDDGPLATLVSADDRQLGLRHVMAVGFLGSTMVMDEKLPAGDELAGAVGAIEQWTGVTAEALMPSQIGGVCGLAVISVARQLSLPVIDADLEGRSVPRLDQFSIAVAGRTTVPFAITGPNGLKLVLDAADPPQVESVIRAAVTQTGGWSAFALGPVPFDELAGFAILGSMSRALALGRIMLTTTGGSPESIGAALGGRTLCVGRVIAVSRLADISSFVRASFAILDFRDGAVVRVEAGSEYLMVLTDGEPVVTCPDIISVLDARTHEPIDAGELGDGREIVVLTVPGPRWWTSTPERMAHVGPRAYGIDCDPIVAETA; translated from the coding sequence ATGGTCGCGCAACGGCGCTCGGAACTCGACGACATCAGCGAACTCGATGGCATCAACCAGCTCAGCCAACCTGACCTGGACGCGCTGGCCCTCGGCGTGACGCTGCTCGGCTGCGGCGGAGGTGGTCGGGTCGAGCAGATCGTCGCCCAGCTGCGACATGTCGACGATGGGCCGCTGGCCACGCTGGTAAGCGCCGATGATCGACAGCTCGGACTGCGTCACGTGATGGCGGTCGGCTTCCTTGGCTCGACCATGGTGATGGATGAGAAGCTGCCTGCCGGGGACGAGCTCGCCGGTGCCGTGGGAGCGATTGAACAATGGACCGGAGTGACGGCTGAGGCTCTGATGCCTTCCCAGATCGGCGGGGTATGCGGCCTGGCAGTGATTTCGGTGGCACGTCAACTTTCGCTTCCCGTCATCGACGCGGATCTCGAAGGCCGCTCGGTTCCCCGGCTCGACCAGTTCTCGATTGCCGTCGCCGGACGGACCACAGTGCCCTTTGCGATAACCGGACCGAATGGCCTCAAGCTGGTCCTCGACGCGGCGGACCCGCCTCAGGTCGAGTCCGTGATCCGCGCCGCGGTGACGCAGACTGGCGGCTGGAGTGCCTTCGCACTGGGGCCGGTGCCATTCGACGAACTCGCCGGATTCGCCATTCTGGGCAGCATGTCACGGGCGCTGGCGTTGGGCCGGATAATGCTGACAACTACTGGGGGCAGCCCGGAGTCCATCGGCGCGGCGCTCGGCGGTCGGACGCTCTGCGTCGGACGCGTGATCGCGGTTTCCCGGCTGGCGGACATCAGCAGCTTCGTCCGCGCCAGTTTCGCCATCCTGGATTTCCGTGACGGCGCAGTGGTCCGGGTCGAAGCCGGTAGCGAGTACCTGATGGTGCTGACCGACGGCGAACCGGTTGTCACCTGCCCGGACATCATTTCGGTGCTCGACGCCCGAACCCATGAACCAATTGATGCCGGAGAGCTCGGCGACGGGCGTGAGATCGTGGTGCTGACGGTACCCGGCCCGCGATGGTGGACTTCGACGCCGGAACGGATGGCGCACGTGGGCCCGCGGGCATACGGCATCGATTGCGACCCGATAGTTGCGGAGACTGCGTGA
- a CDS encoding sugar kinase: MTTEAVPRVITIGETMVLVTPATPEPLATATDFRLDAGGAESNVASHLTHLGVHAAWVSAVGDDVLGQRLRATVASRGVDTRWVTSDTEAPTGVYFKDPGSTVLYYRTGSAASRMGPASIAGIPLEDADIVHLSGITPALSSSCAALVDTVCDRVAESDTVLSFDVNHRPSLWSLGAAAPALLSLAGRADIVFVGLDEAQTLWGCDSADEVRRLLPEPDRLVVKDGDVGATEFQGDERVFVPAVPTDVVEAVGAGDAFAAGYLAAALGGAAATDRLLAGHNQARLVLQSTSDFITEPLAKKG; this comes from the coding sequence ATGACCACTGAGGCTGTCCCACGTGTAATCACCATCGGCGAGACAATGGTGCTTGTCACTCCGGCCACGCCCGAACCACTCGCGACGGCGACCGATTTCCGCCTCGATGCTGGAGGTGCCGAGTCGAACGTGGCCTCGCACCTGACCCACCTCGGGGTGCACGCTGCCTGGGTCAGCGCCGTGGGAGATGACGTCCTCGGCCAGCGCCTCCGCGCAACCGTCGCGAGTCGCGGCGTCGATACCCGATGGGTGACATCGGATACTGAAGCACCGACGGGCGTGTACTTCAAGGACCCAGGCAGCACCGTGCTCTACTACCGAACCGGATCGGCAGCATCCCGGATGGGGCCTGCGTCGATCGCAGGCATTCCACTCGAGGATGCCGACATCGTGCATCTGTCCGGCATCACCCCGGCGCTCTCATCGAGCTGCGCCGCCCTCGTGGATACAGTCTGCGACCGCGTGGCCGAGAGTGACACGGTTCTGAGCTTCGATGTGAACCATCGTCCGTCCCTATGGTCCCTCGGCGCCGCAGCCCCGGCCCTGCTGTCACTTGCCGGCCGCGCCGACATCGTGTTCGTCGGGCTCGACGAAGCTCAAACCCTATGGGGCTGCGACTCAGCGGACGAGGTGCGCAGACTGCTTCCCGAGCCCGACCGCTTGGTCGTCAAGGACGGCGACGTTGGCGCCACCGAGTTCCAGGGCGACGAACGCGTGTTCGTGCCCGCGGTTCCGACAGACGTCGTCGAGGCGGTCGGCGCCGGCGATGCGTTCGCCGCCGGATATCTGGCCGCCGCACTCGGCGGTGCCGCAGCAACCGATCGTCTGCTCGCCGGCCACAACCAGGCCAGGCTTGTACTGCAGTCGACGAGCGATTTCATCACCGAGCCCTTAGCTAAGAAAGGCTGA